The Equus przewalskii isolate Varuska chromosome 17, EquPr2, whole genome shotgun sequence region tttctctttctgagattCAATCTGGATAGGTTTTTCAGAcctatatttcattttgttaattttctctatggCTCCATATAATTTCCTATTAAATGTATctcttgatattttattttttttccactgaacttttcagttctagaatttctacaTATTCTTTTATAGTTCGCTattctctgttgaaattctccGTCTTGTCATTTGATTTATCAACCATACTAATCACAGTTTAAAGTACAGGTCACATCTGATAACTCCAATAATTGGATCTTTGAGACCCTGTATCTATCATCTGGgagtttttctcttaatttcttaacaattcttgttattttgcatgcctggttattttttattgaatgataAACATTATCAATGAAAATTGAAATTCTGGATGCTATTATCTTTCCCCCGAGAGGGATTACTTTCATTCTGGAAGGCAGTTACAGTAGGAACAGATCACCTCAATTCATCAGGGATTTAGAAAGTTAGTGCTTGGCTCCAGGTTCCAGAGAGTTGGTGTTCTTGCAGTCAATGCTTATTCGGGTGTAGCCCTTCAGTGGTCCCAACTGAAAGCTGAGACATTTACTTGAGACTGCCATTCTTGGTGGGCCCAACTTTTGTCCCCTTAGCCTGATGAGACATCCTGAGGCTGCGCTCATCTTCTCAGCCTCTCAACTGAAGTGGCAAATGCCTTTAGGGGAAATGTGGGGCCAAATGTGGGGCTAATCCCTCtagatttcctttctctccagaattttttttccttaaatcctCAATTAAGTTTTTCATTCCTTCAGTcagatattttctatattttttctggcttttctaaTTGTGCCTCATAGGAATATTGGCCTGAAATACAGTGGTCCTCCCTTATGCATGGGGGACACatttcaagacccccagtggatgcctgaaaccatggatagtaccaaaccctatatatattatgtttttcctatacatacatacctatgataaagtttaatttataaattaggcataggAAGAGATTCACaacaataagtaataataaaataagaacaattataacaataaagtGTAATAAAAGTTCTGTGAATCTGGTCTCTCTCTTTCCAAATGTCTTGTTGTGCACGCTCACCCTTCTTCCTCTTGCGATGATGTGAGATGATCCAGTGCCTGCGTGAGGAGGTGAAGAGAGGCGAAGGACACAGGCATTGTGATGTAGTTAGGCTGCTACTGGCCTTCTGACAATACGTCAGGAGGAGGATCGTCTGCTTCCGGACCATGGTTCACCGCGGGTAgctgaaaccacagaaaacaaaactgtggataagggggggcCACTGTGAGCTATTCTGCCGCTGCTCGAGTCTGTAAGCATATGCACTTTTGTAAACTGCCTCTTTCCCTTTTGTGATAGGTGGAGAGGTTTTTTCTAGTTAATTTATCTTGAAGGTTATCTCACAAACACTAACTTCAAATTATTGTTGTAAGTGACACAAAAACACTGTGGAAGATACTAAgataggaggaaagaaaaaaatatataacaaattgGCAGACGTGTCaaatgccacaagaaaagaagtgaaaaaagtcCGGACGGTTCAAAATAGGAAGAAATTGCTTCTGCATGGCAGGCTCAGGTAAACTTTATGGAAAAGGTTGTATTTAAACAGGAACTTGAGGGTAAGTAAAATCTTGTTGGGCTaagacaatggggaaaagatattttaaaaatggtactTTTAATATAGATCTGTGGTCAGTTCTGTAGTCATGATTGCCAGACCAAGAGTTCAGACTTCTGTTCAAAGTATTCTTTAGCAAGAAAACACTCTTTCAAAAGAATTCTTATTTAGGGAATTAATATGAAACATGTCAGAGTAGAGTGGCTCCGAGTGAACTGAGGGTGAGGTCTCGTAACTGCTGCCGTGAGGTCACTCCTCCCCTAAGAAGGTCCCTCAGGCGCCTCTGTTGAAGCACCGGGCTGCACGAAGCGAGGTTTGAAGCCCAGCGCTCTGGACCGTGAGAAGACGCGGAAGACTCCGGGGGCACAGAGTCTCAGCAAGGACCTGGTCCAGACGGGCCAAAGAACATTCCAGAGTTCAGGACAGTAGAGAGGGCTTAACCGTGTAGAGCCTGTCTGGTGGGAGAATACTCCCTGTGTCACTTCAGTACTGAGTAACTCCCTTCCTTCTCTACAGTAGAAATAATTCTCTCTTGGTAACGGTCCCTAAATTCTTCTGGGGAAGAATGCAACCATGTTAGCAAAAAAATGTCAACTTTCAATCCATTTACTCAACAAGTTCTGCCGAGGGTCTGTGGGCTGCTGTGTCCTGTGTGTGAGTGGTCATCCTCAGCAATCTGGCAAGGGCTGAACCTGAAATGAGTGTTTTCATTCCTGAGCAGATGCCAGTCTCCACAGAGGCACACAGGCCGGTTGGCCCTGGCGAGGCCCAGAATcacagggaaccccaggccactacaCGGCCTACTCTCTAcccttcctcccactgcccctcctgAATCACAAATTCGCCTGGACTGCTTTTGCCTCCTGAATAAACCCCGAACCTCCTCACCTGTCACCTTCCCTGCTGAGAATTCCTgtgctcccagctctgcccttctaATCCCATCCATCCTTCAGGCCTCTTGAGCGGCCTTCAGGCTCTGCGGATCTCTCCTCTTGTCCAGAGACAGAGGCCTGTGCCAGTCCTTCGGGACCGACCCCACGTGGCTTTGCGTGATCGTGGAAGGAACAACGCCTTCCACAGGACGTCAAGTGCTTTCCACGGCGTCAGCAGTGCTCAGCCCCAGCCGCACATTGCAGTGCTCAAGGGACTGTCAGAAAGGAGATGCCCTGGCCTCACCTCAGAGATCTTTGCTTAATTGGCCTGAAGGGCATCTGAAcagcaatgttttttaaaagcttctcagaTGAATGCAGTGCAAGTCAGGATTGAGAATGACTGATTTAGAAGATCCCACCCAGTCCCCACAAAGACCGTCTCAGCCCCAACTTTGGGGACAGTGGGTGTCTGCTTGCCCCCTGGACCACAGGCGCCCTGTGGACAGGGACGGAGGGTTCACTCAGGTTCTGGCTCACTGCCAGGTGCCTGTGACAGACGACAGGGCTTCTCTGTCCCCAGGTGCCTCCCACTGCACATGTCGGGGCCTGAACAGGGTCTTCCAGAAGTCAGACGGCTCCTGCATCTGCCAGGCACGACATGAGTCCTCCGACGAGAGGGGCCTGCAGAGCGACGAGAGTGATGGTGCTGAGGACTGCCAGCCCCAGGTAATGCCCTGCAGCATCAAGGAGAGGAAGACTTGAGGGGAGTGACAGGAGGGAGCGTCCAGGTGCTGCCCTGCAAGCCGGGCACCTTCACTGGCTGTCTGCTTGGAGTTCAGTCCTTTGTCCGGGTGGATTGCCTCCTGCACAAATGAGaagacctcagagagctcacGTCATGATAAGACCCGTGTTTCTGCTTATCATGGAGCCTCAGCACCTCAGCATTATAAAGGGTCTGAGGAGAGTAACTCAGTCGTTCCACCCCCTCTATGCTGGACTGAGGAGCCTTCTGTGGGAGCTGACAGGGCCGCTCTGTGGGTTGTAGGGTGAGCACCCTGCACAGTCGCCCCTGCACAGTGTGAGCATTCCCGTGTCCGTCCCTGGAACACGGCGAAACAAGGCACTGCAGGCATCAGGAAGGGCCACACCCCGCATGGGTGGCAGGCTAGCTGACGACCACAGCGGCCCCTGACCAGGCGTGCAGCCTTGGTGGCAGCAAGATTTGGAGGCCCTCCCTTCATGGCCAGCTCTGGAAGCTCTGgatctgatttctttttaaaagtcagcaGCATCTCGGGAGGGCTCTCCACCCaaccagccctgtggcacagagAGCCCCCTGTGCTGCCCCCTGacacacagcccctcccccaggctccatCTCAGACAGCTCTGGCCCGTTCAGGCATTTCCCCTTTGAATCCAGATCTCCCATTATCAGTCACTCCCAATCCCACATTTGAGCCACAGAGAACAAGATGACAGTCAGGACCCCAAGGCTGGCCTATGCCACCCAGGGCCAGTAGGAGCTCCTCCAAAACCCTGAGGAGGAACGAGGTGCTCTCCCACCACCTTTCTCCTCTGCCATCTGTATCCCTCGTCAGGCAGCTCTGCCTTGCCCTTCGAAGACCCTGCCCCTTGACAGGAGAACAGTCAACAGGTTGAGTCACGCACTTGCTCTCCACCGGATAGAGATAGTTACCAGCCCCTGGCTGTGGCCCCAGCGCTGCTGGCTTCCCGTCATCTGGCCCTACCTTTCCAGCACTCCCTCCCTGTGCATGCCCTTCTCCCGTTGCACAAATGGCTCTGCATCCTGCCTACTTCTAGCCtagtggttctcagagtgtggtcttTGCACCAGCaatgtcagcatcacctggaaatttGTTAAGAAACACAAATCCTCGAGCCCTACCCCACACCCACTGAATTCAGAAATTCTAGGGGTGGGACCCAGCAATCTGGATTTTCACAAACCCTCCAAATGATTCTGATGTTcactaaagtttgaaaacctcTAGTCAACCTGGCTCTCAAGCCTTGCTCAAGTCTGAGCTCAGCCGAGGATACTCAGCTTGGACAAGGAGCTGGCTCCCTAGAGCAGTCTGGGCACCTGTCCTTCACATCACCAGCTAGTGCTGGCTCCCCGCATCCTTACTCAGGGCAAGGCCAGGGCCCCTACAAGAACAAAAGGAGatgggctccctccctccctccttcgcAGACAAGAACGCCAAATCCTCCCCACCCTCTGCATCTCTCTACCTTCCCTCGGGCACAGGACCCCTTGCCTCAGGACTGAGCAGCCGGGACAACTGACTGGCTCCACCCCGCTCAGAGCTGCCTCCTAGCCCACAGCCTTGGAATGGCCTTGCCTGCATCGAGCCTGAGGCTACTACCTGGCCCACCTCTGGCCCCTGAatgcccacctctgcctcctttcCACATGAAGAGGGTGAAACACAGAGAGGCGTAACACAGCCAGTTAGAGGTGGGGTACGACTCTGACACGCGGCCTGGGTCGTATAGATCAGATCCTCAACCAGAGGAATGGCTTCTTTCATGGCTATCATCCAGGACTCATCTCTGATTTTAACAGGCAAACTCCCTCACCTGTCGCCCCTACTACCTGGTCAGAGAACAGGGAAGGCTCTGGCCTCACCAAGTCCATCCCAAAATGGGTGTGCTCAAGAAGGAGACATCAAAACTGTTCACAGTgatcttccttctcttcagtttttcacaagtattttaatatatattttatatacagtacagtatatattatagtaatatattttacaataattttttattcttggGGGCATGGTTGAAAGTCTAGCTACCACTGGCATAAATAATTGGGTTGTCCAGGTGGGCCTCTGTCTTTCCTGACGTGACCCCCAGCGAAGGGGCTGTGGCTGCCCTGTCTTCCTCCCACGGTTCCACACTTTCAGGAGGCAGGCAGATAATGTGGGCCCAGGGTAACATGGGAACCAACACCCagccacctctccagcctcacccaaAGCTGCTTCCTCCGGCAGGCCCTCCGTACCAGCCCAGCCAGTCACCGGGCCTGTTCCCTGACACACTCTGGCCATCCCCCCCTGTAGTGTCCTGCTCTAACAATCCCGCTTCAGACCTAGGCTCAccctcacctcttccaggaagccttccctgaccagccACCACCGTCACTGCTGATCCTCACTTCTTAGGATGTAATCTTAGCTGTCCAGCCTCCCCAGCCAGACCTCCCGAATCCCCCCAAGGCAGCAAACTTATCTTCTATCACTTCGTGGTTCCCCTCTACCCTCCAGCTAGCCCTAGTCTTAGCGTGTTTACTAATGACCTCTCAGCGGAGCCTGGTTCCTCACAGCCCTGCTCCCGTCTCTGGAATGGTCTCTGACGCGGAGGGCGCCCCCACCCAGGCCTACAGGGTGCCAGAGCCGGGACTCTCCTCCCACAGGTGGCAGAGCGCTGATCGCCTGGAGACGTTCGCCTGGCTGCCACCCGCCAGTGTGTGTCCCCTCAGCAGCACAACTGCTCCTCCTCCTGTCACCCCTTGGGTGGGGAGCTCAGCGATGAACTGGGCATGTGAGTGACAAAAAGCCACAGAGAACAGAATGAATCTACCACCTCCAGACAGGTCCTGACCGTCCCCAGAGGGCCAGTCCAGAAGGGTGTTGGCAGGACTCAGCCCTGATGGGACATTGAGCTGAGTGCAAGCTCCTTCCAGAAGCTCCCATGTCAGCACTCCCCGACAGGGGCAGGGGGGTGAGGGGCCAGGCAACACCAGCCGGGGCAAGCAGCACAGGGCTGGAGAGGTGCTGGCAGCAAGGAAGAGCGAGGTCTGCACCCCGGGCTCCTCAGCCAGCTGCCGGGAGCTGACCCTGACTAGACGTCAAGCCAAGGGGGACCCTGGTTTTCTCCTGAGTTCTAGTCCTCCAGCTGACCTGTGGACTGGACGGAGTTGCCCCCAGGCAGGGGAGGCACGGGGCAGGGGAGCACTGTGCCGGGAGGTCTGCTGAATAAATAGGAGTCCTCCAGGCTGAGGAGCTCTCTCGCCTCACTCTTGCCTCAGCGGTGCCTCTGTCCAGGCACTGCTCGCATTCTGGGAGACGCCCAGCTCGTGCAGAGGCAGGGCGAGAGCACAGTGTCACAAGTCCTTCGTGGACCTCCATTAAAAGTGCAGTCACTGCTTAGGAAGCATAGACGGCTCGTGTCCTTCTGGACGGGCCTGCAGGGCTGAGGGGCATCAGGGAGCAGACAGCTGCTCCACACCCACCGGGCAGGCctctcaccctctcctctccacagCTGCCGGTGTTGGCAGTACGTCTCAGCAGAAGAGCTCTGTGATGCCCGGTGTCTGGCCAGGGCCCCCCAGCTCTCCCTGGCCTGGGGCTCCAACAGAGAGCTGATCCTGAGTGTGAAGGGCGAGGCCGGAGACAGCATCCAGAGGGTGAGCCCAGCTAGGGAAGGGCTGGGATAGAAGGGCAGCCTCTGCCCAATGGGGACAAGAGAGAGAGCCACCTGGGCACCTGTGACTGCAGAAAAACCAGGCACCAAGTCTAAAGACACCAGGTGGTGGAAGAGAAAGTCCATCTGATAACCAGTCTTCCCTGCCTCATCTGTTGCTATCCACGTGAATTTCCATTCTGCAAGctggagggaagggcagaaggAGATATTTCTTAGGTCAATGTCAACCATTCAGTCTGAATGCCAGAGGGATCTGAGAAAACATCAGCTTCACTTTACAGAAGTGTGAAGTGAGGCCCAGCGATGTGAAACCACTCACCATGGTCAGAGAATTGGTGTAAACCCTGCCAGAGCCAAGCCTGCGCCTCTGGTCCCAGCCTGGACCTCTGGCCACAGGGCAGGTCCGTCTCTTGCCCACCATACTGTTGGCCGTGGCTGTCTTCAGGTCCCCGATGCTTCATCgaggtgggaggggcagaggacCAGAGCCTGGACACaagtagggccagccctggataTTTGTCTGCCAGAAGGTTCTGGGTGGCTCTGTCTGCTTGTCACTGAAAGGTAGGGAGGATCATCTGGCATGGGAATGGACAGCAGATTTGGGGTGATAGGGACATGTTTCTAAGTTGTTCCATAAGTAGGACATTTGCAGGCAGATAGAAACAAGGGGCAAACAGTGGCTCAGTACAGGGACTGAGTTAAGTCAGGGGTGTTTTCTGAAGATGGGGAGGGACCCAGGCACAGGTGGCCACCCGGGCAAGTTTCAGTGAGGACGGAGGCTGACAGTGGACATCGCTGAGCCCCCTCACCAGGGGCTGTGCCCAAAGGCTCAGTCTGGTCTCTGCGCCCCCACCTCTGGGAGCCTCgttgcccctcctcctctccccgggCGTATGATGCTGTGATGCGTGTTCTCAGGAAGTAGCCAGCGCTCTGGGCCCAGACCCATCCTTCCAAGGGAGCGCCAGGGTCCATCTGGTCCAGTGTGGCCCCCACGGCATCTTCGCCCTTGTCATCTCCAGCATGGCCATGCCTGGCTCCCTCCTTGGTAAGCACGGGGTACCAAGCCCAGGCTCTCCCAGAGAAAGTGGGTGGAGTGAGGGCGTGGCTGCTTTCCTCCTGGAAGGGGAAGGCGGCCGCACTGCGAGGCGCAACTGCAGCCCCTAGAAATCTCTCAGCTCTGTCCCAGGGTTCAGGAGGCCAGGGTCTGGCAGGGACACAGAAGGCCAGGTAGGAAGACAGTCTTTGGGGAGGCAAGGGCCCCGGAAGGGCTGGAACTGCTCTTAAAAGGGAATCGAGACAGGGTGGGACCAACAGGCGGTGTGTGTGCCTCCCCAGACAGGCTAGGTCCTTCAGCTTTCCCCCTGCAAACTCTTCCAGGACCACCTGTGTCCAGCTCCCGGCTGCAAAGGCGTCGCTGGACTGCAGGCCCGGCATACCCTGTTCCCCAGGCCCCCAGCATCCCTCCCCACATTCCAAACCCAGTGATCTGCTTGATAGAAGAGGACGTGATTCTTTTCCAGCTTCAGATTCACCCTGACAGTGAGTCTGCCCCTCGGCCCCGCCCTCCCGCTCTGGCTCCCTCATCCCTCCCTGTCCGTCTGCCCGGTGACATCACGTACATACCGTGCCTTCAAAGTAGCGGGGCACAGGCCGGTGCTGTCCCCTGCTCTCAGCCTGTTCGGTCACTTCCCTGGGGGCCTTCATTCCATATCTTGAGCAGATGTTTCAGCTCCAGCATTCTGAGACTCCTGCAGCCCGTGGAGGTGTCAGACTTCTGTGCCTTGGGGGGAATggattttgaggagaaaaaacatGGGGCAGAGAGGtatggaatagaaaataaatataaatgtaaccTGTGTGGCTGTCTTATAACCATGACAGATTAGTACAGAGAATGCCCTGTACGGAACAACACACTGAAGGCTCCAGATCGAGGTCCTCCCTTTGGGGAGGATGAGGCTTCAGTCTCTGGCATTTGGAATGTAGGCAGCATCCTTGCTTTTGGCCAGATCGCTGGGTGTGTGGCACAGTCCGTGCTTTTCAGATTTACACAGAATGGCCACTTGGCCCAGGTAGAAGTCAATGAAGTGTTTCGTTCCACGTGTCACGTAACCACTGATGTACCTCCCCGAGACGCGTGCCAAGGCAATGAGTATCAAAGAGGGGAACACACCCTGGAAAGCGAGCTCCACACTGGACATGTGTGCCCTGGTTTCTAGGCCCAGCTCTTCCACAAACCGCTGGGAACTGGGGCAACCTCCACCCTCTCTTCACCTTGATATTTACCTCTGCCAGTGAACACAGTTGCGTTCCCCCTTCTCCCCCCTGTGAGGGAGGTAAGATCAGAGCCCCATCATGCGGGGCTGGGGGGCTCAGGAAGAAGAACTGACACCTGCACACAGGTAAGGCCTCCTTGTGCAGCAGGAACAACCAGGTGGCGCCTGCCTGTATGGCAGCCCCATCCACCTCCTTAGCTGCTCATTCTCTCAGCCATCCCATAGCATGTATTGAGTACCTGCTGCATGCCCATACTGTGCTGCCTTCCAGGGGTACACAGTTGAACACGTCCCTGCTCTGAGAGTCCCAGGGCATCAGGCTGGCCTCACCCACAGAGGGGCGTCAGGCCTGGTGCCCCCTGCTCAGAGTGTGCCCTCTctgtgggcagagggaagaagagtGTTGCCTGGCAGCATGATTACTAAGGGCACGTTACGTACATGAGAGGGGAACTGTGTCTCAGCACTCACTCTTGTGAGCACAGGATGCTGAGCTCTCCGGATGTGGGCtgccccaggctggggctggggaggcctctgggacccagcccagccccggcTCGCTCCCCAGATCGCCCAGCCAGTCACTACCGCGTGTACCAGAAGCAGCACCGGTTCAACAGCAACCCCCACTGGGACTTCGGGGCCTTCAGGAGGCTCGGCCACCTAGTGCGAGAGACTCAGGTCAACTTCTCCAGGTAATGCAGCTGGGCTGCTGGGGGACTCGAGGGGCCATGGGGCCACGCACTTGGTCACAGCCTCCTCCTCCATGGCCAATAGGAAGActcaggagaggaggggaggctgctgACCATGTGGGAGATGAGGCCAGAAGAGACCACAGGCAGGCGAGGCCTCCTGAGGGCACacgttggggtggggggggggggggggggcggggtcaCAGGGAGCTTCCCTGGACCACATTATTCATGTGTGTTGTGGGGGAGGCCCTGCCACGGCTCAACGTCACCCAGACTCAGCCTGCTGAGAGCAGCCCACCGAGGCTGACTCTCTGTATTCTGGCCCTTCACCCCCAGGTTTGTCCACCAGTTCTTAGATCCGGGCACATACGTGTTTCGAGACAATGCACTTCCCGAGAGCATTGTGGTGGTGTCGGTGAAAGAGAAGGGGATAGCCTGTGGCCCTGGCCTGTCCTCTGTGCAGCCCTGCTCCCCGTACCAGCTCTCCAGGCATGGCATCGTCAGGCACAGGCTGCCAACTCTGGGCCCAGACTGGGCAGTGATCACAGGTACTGACCCCAGACCAGAGTAGCCAGGACCTGGGGTTGGTGCCAGGAGTGTGGCACAGCAGAACCCCCAGCCCCATCTGTGACTCTGGGTACAGCCCCAAAGACTTCAGGTGTGCACAAGGACAAGCTTGCCCTTGAACTGGGGCTTCATTCGccagacaaagaaaactgaatttcctCCACTAGGGTCTCCTTTctcaccctcccttcccctccacctcAGTCCTGGGAGCTTCCCTGGGGAGTGAGTCCCCACAGCGGTGAGTGAGTCGCACCGTAGAGTACCAGGATCGCAGGGGTGCCTCCTCTAACCTCCTCTCTGGGTTTTCTCATCTTGTTTCCTTCTTGTCTTCATGAGTCAGCAGTCTGCACTGAGCTCTCCAGCTGAGCCCAGAGCATGGGGCATTCATGGCCCCCACCCAGGTGGGACAGAGAACACTGCCCTGCAGGGGCCAGGTCCTAAGCCACCTGGGCACAGGGCAGCCAGCAAGCCACACGAAGCACAGGGCAGTGCTGGGACGTGCCAGGAAGGCCAGCAGCAATGTCCTGGGAGGGGTCTTACatggtggggtgtggggagaggagcaTTCCCAGGAGGACACCTGACATCACAAAGCCCCAGAGGCAGGAATGAGGTTGATCTACAGGGAGCTATGAGGAGTTAAAGCCTGAAGGCAGCAAGACCGAGAGACCAGGGCCAAGGGGCAAATGCGAAATGCTGctctgggcggggggggggggggcgggcccGAGCAGCCTGGGGAGGTTCTGAGTGGTCATCATGTGGCCCTTCCGCTCTCCCCGCAACTTTCAGGGGTGCTGCTGGCTGTTGGCTTGGCAACTGCGCTGCTGACAGGCCTGGGCCTTGTGCTGAGCCCCCCACTGGCCCAGACCTGCCCCGT contains the following coding sequences:
- the LOC139076720 gene encoding uncharacterized protein isoform X4 produces the protein MAMPGSLLGPPVSSSRLQRRRWTAGPAYPVPQAPSIPPHIPNPVICLIEEDVILFQLQIHPDNRPASHYRVYQKQHRFNSNPHWDFGAFRRLGHLVRETQVNFSRFVHQFLDPGTYVFRDNALPESIVVVSVKEKGIACGPGLSSVQPCSPYQLSRHGIVRHRLPTLGPDWAVITGVLLAVGLATALLTGLGLVLSPPLAQTCPVRAWRLRERGLREPHVPADCVRLRDSLTVREDLGPQGSGEGASCRQRAVPRDTGEPHPVNTLEDFSVRTLYDKLEDQSLHLVAQLSKHRSDALAFYRGASQQLQGLKDFLQGLSMTERQDMGRGGDLEMGAKATARTDTGQREEWCSGHTAASPRVRWQHPLGTNSRGLSKDSPAP
- the LOC139076720 gene encoding uncharacterized protein isoform X5, coding for MAMPGSLLGPPVSSSRLQRRRWTAGPAYPVPQAPSIPPHIPNPVICLIEEDVILFQLQIHPDNRPASHYRVYQKQHRFNSNPHWDFGAFRRLGHLVRETQVNFSRFVHQFLDPGTYVFRDNALPESIVVVSVKEKGIACGPGLSSVQPCSPYQLSRHGIVRHRLPTLGPDWAVITGVLLAVGLATALLTGLGLVLSPPLAQTCPVRAWRLRERGLREPHVPADCVRLRDSLTVREDLGPQGSGEGASCRQRAVPRDTGEPHPVNTLEDFSVRTLYDKLEDQSLHLVAQLSKHRSDALAFYRGASQQLQGLKDFLQGLSMTERQDMGRGGDLEMGAKATARTDTGQREEWCSGHTAASPRVRWQHPLGLRSGG